One window from the genome of Saimiri boliviensis isolate mSaiBol1 chromosome 2, mSaiBol1.pri, whole genome shotgun sequence encodes:
- the LOC101030178 gene encoding olfactory receptor 6E1 yields MGNRTTGTEFVLLGLSEACELQMLIFLGLLLTYLLTLLGNLLIVVITLMDRRLHIPMYYFLRNFAFLEIWFTSIIFPKVLTNILTGYKTISLPGCFLQSFLYFFLGTTEFFLLAVMSFDRYVAICNPLRYTTIMSKRVCVQLVLCSWMSGFLLIIVPSFLVLQQPFRGPNIINHFFCDNFPLLELICADTSLIELLRFVIANFSLLGTLSVMATCYGHILHTILHIPSAKERQKAFSTCSSHIIVVSLFYGSCIFMYIRSGKSDQKEVRNKVVALLNTMVTPILNPFIYTLRNKQVKQVFREQVSKLLL; encoded by the coding sequence ATGGGGAACCGCACCACTGGCACTGAGTTTGTCCTGCTGGGGCTCTCAGAGGCCTGCGAGCTGCAGATGCTCATCTTCCTGGGGCTCCTCCTGACCTATCTCCTCACACTGCTGGGGAACCTGCTCATCGTGGTCATCACCCTCATGGACAGGCGCCTCCACATCCCCATGTACTACTTCCTCCGCAACTTTGCTTTCCTGGAGATCTGGTTCACCTCGATCATCTTCCCCAAGGTGCTGACCAACATCCTCACAGGATACAAGACCATCTCCCTCCCAGGCTGCTTCCTGCAAAgtttcctctattttttcttgGGCACCACAGAGTTCTTCCTCCTGGCAGTGATGTCCTTTGACAGGTACGTGGCCATATGTAACCCTTTGCGTTATACCACCATCATGAGCAAAAGGGTCTGTGTCCAGCTAGTCCTCTGTTCATGGATGTCAGGATTCCTTCTCATCATTGTCCCAAGTTTCCTTGTCCTTCAGCAGCCGTTCCGTGGCCCCAACATCATTAACCATTTCTTCTGTGACAATTTTCCCCTGCTGGAACTCATTTGTGCAGACACGAGTCTGATAGAGCTCCTGCGTTTTGTAATAGCCAACTTCAGCTTACTGGGCACTCTGTCCGTGATGGCCACTTGCTATGGCCACATCCTCCACACCATTCTGCACATCCCCTCAGCCAAAGAGAGGCAGAAAGCCTTCTCCACCTGCTCCTCCCACATAATCGTTGTGTCTCTCTTCTACGGCAGCTGCATCTTCATGTACATCAGGTCGGGCAAAAGTGACCAGAAGGAAGTCAGGAACAAGGTGGTAGCATTGCTTAACACCATGGTGACCCCAATCCTCAACCCATTTATCTACACCCTGAGGAACAAACAGGTGAAGCAGGTGTTTAGGGAGCAGGTGAGCAAGCTTCTCTTATAA